A window from Drosophila nasuta strain 15112-1781.00 chromosome 3, ASM2355853v1, whole genome shotgun sequence encodes these proteins:
- the LOC132792979 gene encoding nucleolar transcription factor 1-B-like, whose amino-acid sequence MRFYIVIVLIGLVAVAAAQGQQEEQDNIELSQGDQQDQQDQRDQQDQQDQQDQQDQDDQQDQESGSQGDPEGGSSNFESSGDNESSDNADVADNAEENTDDSV is encoded by the coding sequence ATGCGTTTCTACATCGTGATTGTATTGATTGGATtggttgctgtggctgctgctcaGGGACAGCAGGAAGAGCAGGATAACATTGAACTATCTCAAGGCGATCAGCAAGACCAGCAAGATCAACGAGATCAACAAGATCAACAAGATCAGCAAGATCAACAAGATCAAGATGATCAGCAAGATCAGGAAAGTGGCTCCCAAGGCGATCCAGAGGGTGGCTCATCTAACTTTGAAAGCTCTGGAGACAACGAATCAAGCGATAACGCCGATGTTGCTGATAATGCTGAAGAGAATACTGATGATTCCGTTTAA
- the LOC132794332 gene encoding protein unzipped yields the protein MSRTKNQTKRSTIRRMTSRSNTAIVGCLLTLLHLITPMQGLTHSVFTFTNASTSFGQLVTSSTLVWETYEDPKQLQFAVEGGKFISEDEHYPIYVCRVVIDGVPTSGHTEKVQQKHVCVAALAKRSVNQHFDVLMNKGHLGKIAWKPWRKFNVGIPVGAIRVGDDTYVARHRAQHDTSDGAQHGADYYLGRLEQVGLGKIKVVENGMEKYYDDGELLIETEPFRYELRDIKLDGGRITIRENSTELATGKLENRGDTYDTVEMVMSYSFDYMQYWGAHDGVAKGLPTKIFEKNVDTPAEINWALKHGEKRRENKAVYSKLWPGTAINVTLRGNYVTLDSPYSAKLSAFYYDSESVSRLINAEVRKSYLKDVKMEFSPVYWIENGTVVPTTTTTSTTSTTTHATTTINNEPTPINEPPQVRIEHMGVKHSGPDSLEKTLNDANNEVNSNDAPENMSSKDAALAGIGVSGQSGATTITTATGALFTYLIVTLINL from the exons ATGAGCAGaaccaaaaaccaaacgaaacgaagtACAATCAGGAGAATGACCTCCCGCTCCAATACTGCAATTGTTGGATGCCTTCTGAcattattgcatttaatcaCACCCATGCAGGGTCTCACGCATTCGGTGTTCACGTTCACGAATGCTTCGACATCCTTTGGCCAACTTGTCACCTCCAGCACCTTGGTGTGGGAGACCTATGAGGATCCCAAGCAGTTGCAATTTGCGGTCGAGGGTGGCAAATTCATATCGGAGGATGAGCATTATCCCATTTACGTTTGCCGTGTGGTCATCGATGGCGTGCCCACATCTGGTCACACCGAGAAAGTACAACAgaagcatgtgtgtgtggcagctcTCGCCAAGCGCAGTGTCAACCAACATTTCGATGTGCTGATGAATAAGGGACATCTCGGCAAGATCGCTTGGAAGCCGTGGCGAAAGTTTAATGTGGGCATTCCTGTGGGTGCCATTCGCGTGGGTGACGACACCTATGTTGCACGCCACCGGGCACAGCATGACACCAGCGATGGAGCACAACACGGGGCTGATTACTATCTGGGCCGCTTGGAGCAGGTGGGTCTTGGCAAAATCAAGGTTGTGGAGAACGGAATGGAGAAGTACTACGATGATGGTGAACTTCTCATTGAAACGGAACCCTTCCGCTACGAGCTGCGTGACATCAAGTTAGATGGCGGTCGTATCACTATACGCGAAAATTCCACCGAATTGG CTACTGGCAAACTAGAAAATCGCGGTGACACCTACGACACCGTGGAGATGGTGATGAGCTACAGCTTTGACTACATGCAGTACTGGGGAGCCCATGACGGTGTCGCCAAGGGCTTGCCTACCAAGATCTTTGAAAAGAATGTTGACACTCCAGCGGAGATCAACTGGGCCCTGAAGCATGGCGAGAAACGGCGGGAAAATAAAGCCGTCTACTCCAAACTCTGGCCGGGAACAGCCATTAATGTGACCCTGCGTGGCAACTACGTGACTCTAGATTCGCCCTATTCTGCCAAACTCTCTGCCTTCTACTATGACAGCGAGAGCGTCTCACGTTTGATCAACGCAGAG GTGCGTAAGAGCTACTTGAAGGATGTGAAGATGGAGTTCAGTCCAGTGTATTGGATTGAAAATGGTACCGTGGTGCCGACAACAACCACTACATCGACAACGTCAACGACGACACACGCAACTACAACCATCAACAACGAACCTACGCCCATCAATGAGCCACCGCAAGTGCGTATTGAGCACATGGGCGTAAAGCATTCCGGACCGGACTCGCTGGAAAAAACGTTAAATGATGCCAACAACGAAGTCAACTCAAATGATGCGCCCGAAAACATGTCCTCAAAGGATGCAGCGCTGGCCGGCATTGGTGTGAGCGGTCAATCGGGAGCTACAACAATCACTACAGCAACAGGAGCTCTATTCACGTATCTAATTGTGACGCTAATAAATCTGTAG
- the LOC132790042 gene encoding band 7 protein AGAP004871: MENKSDNKAKELPEGYKEIDHIKLSPTNKSHETDDDDSESSDSGRLTNIHRNVKTTENQPRGIWETIFIAISYILVIVFFPISVFMCLVVLQEYQRAVVLRLGRLRPGGPKGPGLIFIVPCVDQYQKVDLRTTSLDVPPQDILTKDSVTVSVDAVVYYRISNPLDVALQVIDPAYCCQLLAMTTLRNVTGLYMLIELVSAKKTLSRQIKNMLDSTGATDPWGIRIERVEITDILMPESLQRAMAVEQEARREAMAKVAAANGERDAVKALKEAADIMESNPIALQLRYLQTLNTICNDQTEAIVFPLPIDILQKLMK, encoded by the exons ATGGAGAACAAAAGCGATAATAAAGCAAAGGAACTGCCAGAGGGATATAAGGAAATCGACCATATCAAATTATCTCCGACTAATAAAAGTCACGAGACCGACGACGATGATTCGGAAAGTTCCGATTCGGGACGTTTGACTAACATACATCGAAATGTTAAAACAA CTGAGAATCAGCCTCGTGGCATTTGGGAAACCATTTTCATAGCAATATCTTATATCTTGGTGATCGTGTTTTTCCCAATATCGGTTTTCATGTGTCTCGTCGTACTGCAGGAGTATCAACGTGCTGTGGTTTTAAGATTGGGTCGTCTGCGTCCGGGCGGACCCAAAGGTCCAGGTTTGATATTCATTGTGCCCTGTGTGGACCAATACCAAAAGGTGGATTTGCGAACGACATCGTTGGATGTGCCACCGCAGGATATACTGACAAAGGACTCGGTGACCGTCAGTGTTGACGCCGTGGTCTACTATAGAATCAGTAATCCGCTGGACGTGGCACTCCAGGTGATTGATCCCGCATATTGCTGCCAGTTGCTGGCCATGACAACATTGCGCAATGTCACCGGTCTGTATATGCTCATTGAACTGGTTTCCGCTAAGAAAACACTATCCAGGCAAATCAAAAACATGCTCGATTCCACTGGGGCAACAGATCCCTGGGGCATACGCATTGAGCGAGTTGAAAT CACCGATATTCTTATGCCCGAGTCCCTGCAACGTGCCATGGCCGTGGAGCAGGAGGCAAGACGAGAGGCCATGGCCAaggttgctgctgcaaatgGCGAGCGGGATGCTGTGAAGGCTCTGAAGGAAGCAGCTGACATTATGGAATCGAATCCAATAGCATTACAA CTGCGTTACCTGCAAACCTTGAACACTATTTGCAATGACCAAACCGAAGCTATCGTCTTTCCACTGCCGATCGACATATTGCAAAAActaatgaaataa